The DNA region CTTTGCAGTTCGTACACCAATCCGCATAAAAATCAATGAATATCGGTTTCCCGGTTTCTTTGGCGATCCGATATGTCTCTACTTCTGACCTTTGCCATTCTAAATTTCCATGTATTTCTGTGGGAACCAAGTTTATTTCAAAGCCCGAACTTCCTCCTTGTTGTTTCCATACAGCCGTTAGTAAAATGATGATGAGGACAATGAGAGAAGTATAAACCCCCATTTGCAGGAGGGCCGATTTCATTTTTTCGTAAGGAAGGCCGTCTTTCTTTTGTAAAAACAAAAAACCTAAAGCCAAAGTCCAAAGGATAAATACTTTGATGGAAAGTCCTGAATCAAAACCCCAGAGACCAAAAGCTTTCTCTAAATAAGTATAAGAAAAATACAAAATCATTAGAGCAAGAATCCATTGGACAAACTTCATCCACTTTCCTGATTTTGGTAAGGCAAATCCAAAAACTCCAATCAGCAAAAATGGAATTCCAAGTCCCAATCCAAATACAAACATCTTTAATGAAGTAAATAAGATGGGTAGAATACTGATTCCCTCTGTTTGGTAAGTGATCAGTTGGACAAGAATGGAAACAACCACAGGGCCAACACAAGGGGAAGAGAGAAGTCCAGCCCCTGCACCCAGAAAAAAAGTATTCGCATAACTTACGTTTACCGAATTTCTAAGATCACCAGAGAAAAAAGGAAAGTATAAAAATTCAGCAACACTCAGCCCCAAGATAAATAATAAAATGGAAAGTACAACTTGGGTTTCAGGATAACGTAAAAAAGAATTGAACGCCCCTCCACTAAAACCAGCAACCAGACCAAACACGGCGTACATACTCGCAAGACCCACATAATAAACCAGCGGATGCGACCATTTGTGTTTCGAAACACGAGACTTTAATATCCCCGCTGTGATGGGATACAGAGGATAAACACAAGGTAAAAGCCCTGCAAGGAATCCTCCCAAAATCAGAAAGAAAAAACTATAAATCGAAAAAGTACCAGAAGATAATTGTGATTCTATAAAGGTTTGGATTTCAGATACCATACTCTCATTCTTAGAACGTAGCTGTGGCTTTCAAAACAATACTACGATCCAATCTTCCGTATTCAGAGATGGGATGTGTTACCGGTTTTGAAAACTGTTCTATATATTCGACACGATTTGATGCCTCACCGGTACTGTCTACATACCATTTATTTGGTTCTCCTTTAGAATCATACGAACGAACCTCCGTATACCCCAAAGCTAACCTGGCTGATGGAGTCATAAACCATTCCCCAAAAATTTGGCGTGAGATGTAATAAGACTGGTTGGAATAAAGGGGATCGGCAGTGCCAGGTTTGAACCAGACCCAAGGTTCCTTTTCCACTGTTTCTGTAGCCTGAAGGCCGGGCGCGGGACCACCAGTGGCAATCTCTCCTCGAGTGACAATGCGTAGAGTTCCGTTCCCAAGTCCGATCCAAAGGTAAGCTCCGCGACCTGTGGCTTCTGGGACTTTTACCGCAGGTGCGTAAGGAGACAGACGATCCACAATTTCACCCCCAAGGCGTTTTTTGGCCATACCCCCGAGTCCTAAATTTAAGATCTCTCTCCAAACTAGATGGGTTTCCACTGCAACAACTTGTTCTTGGTTCAGAGAAACCGTTCCTTGTTTTCTAGTGGCTGGATTTCCATCACTGGCAAGACAACTGGTTTTTCCTTCTCGGCATTCATCACTCGCATAACCAAAAGCATTCGAAGCTCTTCCTAAAACATGAAACCCAGTTTTTAAATCTTCTGACCAAGTGGGTTCCCAACCTACTTTTCCAATGACATCATAACCTGTATTGGTTGTATTTTGTGTATTGCGGTAACCTTCTCCGTTAACGATAGCAGTTTGGACAGAAAATGAATTCCAACGAAGGATATAATTGATTCCAAGATCTACAGGATCTTTTGCAAAACCCATAGACTCCAATGGTGATTTATCAAAATAACGCCAATCATAGTTCCCCGACCAAACAGAAAACATATGTGGTAGTTCAAACATTCCCAATTGAATTTGGTGTTTTGTATTTCCTATCTCAAAGGTTTTCCCGAGATTTGCTCGCCTAACTAAAAATACATATGGATTCGATTTGTTGCCTGTGCCGGCTAAAGTATCATTGGTTAATGCATCATTTCGGAGGATTTCACCCCAAAACTCTGCTTTGATTCCAGTTTCTTCCCATTCTTTCGACATGCTAATCATTGTCCAGGGGAGTGAAAATCCTGCTTTGTCTGATGGAGTTAAATCTGTGGTTCCGGAAGCTTTGTCTCGAACTCGGTAGGAAACTGTGGGAGTGAGGATGGCTCCTAGTTTTAATCCATAGTAACCATCTGGTTCATCTTTTTTTGTTGTGATTACCTCATCACCAAACAATGAACTGGTGATGAGTATTGATACGAAAAATAATCTAAAAACAAATTTCACTTTTTACCGTAAGTTTCGTCCGGAGTAAAACTATTATCTTCCCAACCTACTGGTTTGTGGCAAGGAAGGCAACGAGATAACATGGGATTGTCTTTTCGTTTTTCTTTGAACTTGAGAGTGGCACCGTCTTCGGTGATGAGTTCTTTGTAATCGTTTTTAGAAATTTCAGTAGCTCCCACTTTCATAGCACCGCCACTTCCTTTTGCAAATTCGGTTCCATTCACATTTACGAGACCTTCACAAACACAAGTATATCCTGTTTTTTCTTTTTCTTCGTAGAACACTCCGAAAGCGGTTCCACGTACACCTGCTGTCGTTGTGGGAGTAGAGGCCTCAAAACTTCCTTTTTTAAAATTGCTGACTCGGAACCAAGCGGCTCCTTTTTCTACATAAGCTTTTGCAATTTTTTTATCGGAATCCCATTCTTTTAGCGTAAAGTCTGTGTTTGGTTGGATGCGTATCTCTGTTTCTTTGTAGAAAAAATCCACTTTAGATCCATTCCCAGTTTTGATTCTATCCCCTGGTTTCAGTACATCATTAACTTTGAGAGTTTTCCAAAGTTTAGAGGAATCAGTAGCAGCTAAAAAACTCACCTTACCCCGGGTAAATGTTGCAACTGCAAATTCTTCCGCAGAAAGGGAAACGCTAGTTAGTAGGATGGAAAAAAGGGTTAGAAAGATTCTGAGGCTCATAATCCTTCTAACAACCACATTGAAAAAATTTATCAATCAATTTTATCAATAAATTTATGTTCTCATTGTTTTACCAAGGAATGGCAAAACCCATATCTTTCAATTTGTACTCCAATTCCTCACGTTCTCTGCTTTTTTTAGCAGTGGAACCTTGTTCATCTAACAAACCTAGTTCGATTGCTTTCTTTTTCGCACCTTCTTTGCCGGAAGTGTTGAGAGCGTTGATGATCAGTGTGTCATATTTAGTCAAATTGAGCGCAGACAAACGGTAGTCGACAAATGCTTCCCAAGCGTTTGGAACCCATTTTTTAACAATTTGTTCCCCAATGGTTTTGGCAAAGAGACGAACTTCCAATTGGGCATGGTCATCCATACGGAGTGCTAAAAAGTGCAGTAAGTTATGAAGGTCAATTTTCCAATATGCCTCTGTATAAGTAGCAAGTGGCAAATCTTTTCTAGCTTGTTCACGGGCCACACCCATTTCTAATCTTTCATTATAAAGATCATTTGCAAACTTTTGAAATTCAGTTTCTCTTTTTGTTAGGTGGTTACCTTTGGATATATCTAAAAATCCATCACTACCTTGTTTGTTACCAACGGATTGAACTCTCCATTCACCTGGCAAAGTTGTTTGTGCGGAGTCAATGGCTACGGAGTAACGCGTAGAGTATTCATTGACATTTGCCATACGGTGGCGGATCCACTGACGCCAAGTGTCCATAGGAACACGAACATGTAGCTTTAGTTCGCACATTTCAAACGGAGTGCTGTGGCGGTGGCGCATCAAATAACGAATGAGTCCACGATCCTCGCTTACTTTTTTTGTGCCTTTTCCGTACGAAACGCGTGCTGCTTGAACGATTGATTCATCAGATCCCATATAATCAACGAGTCTGACAAACCCATCATCCAATACCGGAAATGGTTTTCCTAAAATGGAGTCTAATTCGGGAACGGATACTCTTGAAATGGATTCGAAATCAGATTGTTGCATATTAGCTTTATTTTTTAGTTCACAGGCATATGAAAAGTCGAAAATAGAGTTATAACGGACTGTATTGCCTTATAAATAGAAAGGATGCTAAATGGCACTTGAAGAAAATTCATTGGAAGATCGACTGATCAAAATTTCCTCCCGAGACAGCAATAAAAGTCTCATGGTAAATCCGGATAAAATTTACATTTTTCCGGTGCCAAAACCTACCTTCCAATTTCTGGAAAATATTTGGCAATCCTTCACAAATAAAATGGTTTCCCTCGTGGACTTTAACGATGATCCCATTTTTAATTTTTCTATTTTTGAAGTCATTGACCAAGAAGAAATGAAAATTGTGGCCACAGCCACCCATTTCAAACTCAAAGAAATTGCAGAACGCCGCAGAATTCCTGGGATCGAAGAATACATCAAAAAATCTCGCCCCATCCATTTGGCAGATCCAAGAAATGAATCAGCCAGGTTCATTCGTAAATCCATCATAGATTTTAATAAAGGTCTAAGACCCGAAGTCATTTTTATCAATCTCAAAGAAGAAGAAATTCATCCTGAGAAAAAAGTTTTACTTTCAGAAACAATGAATCATGCCATCGGGATTCCACTTTTTGTGAATGAGAACCCAATCGGAATTTTATGGGGAATCACAAAGGATCCAATTCCTGCTGACAAAGTTCGCCCCCTCACTCTCCAACTTTATTCTTTGTTTGATGTGATTGAGTTTGTGGTAGCAAAAGAAATGGAATCGGGTAACGACCATTACATTGCTCAAAAAAATATCGAAAAAGCGGATACTGTTTCTAATTCTAGAAACTTATTTTACACAACCACAAAAGACCAAAAAGAACCTGTCACTTCCATCATTTTCAAATCTCACCAGTATAATATCGAATATAGAATGGATGCATCTTTCATCATTCCAACAACTGATGGTTATGCGGTTTCCTTAAAAAGTTTTACACCTGAGAAATTAAACAACACAGGAAAGAACCTATTACTCATTCCTGGATTTTTTTGCAGACGATCCGTGATGGACAAACTGGCAAAAGAACTCGCACTCAAATATGGATACCGAGTTTTCCTCATGGATATGCGAGGAAGATCCAGACAAACCATGCCTAAACATGGAAAAAAAGAAGGATGGACGGTTGATAATTACATCCAGGATGACTTTCCTGAAATTTTACGTTGGATTCGTTGGCACTATCCAAGTGAAAGGACAGTGGTACTTGGTCACAGTATGGGGGGAATGATTCCTCGTTTTTATGTATCTTCTTACGAAAAAATCAAAGAACTCAAAGAAGAGTTCAATTTGCCACAACCAGAGGAATACATTGCAGGAATTGTTTCGATCACTTCGCCTAACTATATCAGCTTAAAATCCAACTTCATTGGCCTTGATACTTTGAAACGTGGATTTAGTATGCTTCCACACAAAATGATATCGGATATGATTCTGAGTATGGCTAGTTTTTCCATGCAAGCCACCATCCAAACCATTGACTTAAAAAAATTCTTTAAATTAATTTTGAACCTTCATTCTAGTTTAAGAAGTTTTAGTTATAATATTGGAACCAAAGTTTTAACCATCAAAGACTTTGTGGGTTATAAAGAAATCACTCCTCCAGAATGGTATTTCCTCATGGAAGATGTGTTTTGCGAAGAATCGGTTTCTGTGATTATGCAGTTTTTCCAAAGCCAAATCTCTAACGAAAGAAGTTTTTGGTCAAACGATGGTCGTATCAATTATACCGAAAACTTTCTAAACAATTTCAATATGCCCATTTACAGTGTGGTTGGTACTGTTGATAAAATTGTTCCCGAAGAAAGTTTAACGGAACTAAAAGACCTGAAATCAGAAAACAAGGTGATCACTTATTACGAACAAGGCCACCTTGGAATCATTTTTCATGGAGAAACAGTCAGAAAAATTTGTAAAGGGATCGATGAATGGATCCAAGGATTAAAATAATCTCAATATTCCCCTAACGTCCGCTAAACCGGTTGTGGATGAGTTCCATCTCTTTTTGGAGGGTGGCATCCCGACCGGCAAGAAAATAAGCACCTCTCACAGGAATGCTTGTGATTTCTGAGTCTTCCGTGATGGTGATCACAGTACCAGGAATTTTTGGTTCCAAGGTATAAGTCCAAGTCCCACGCATTTTAAAACTCGCATCCGTTAGCTCAATTTTCCAAAGTTTATTTGGAATGGATTCTCGAAGTTCGAAAATCATATACCCACCCATATCTGGTGTTTCTTCCCATTTTGTAATCGTACCGTCAGGCCTAGATTCTAAAATTTTAATCGCCACCACTTCCTTACGGCGATTGGGGAGGTCACGAACATCGGTGATATAAACCCAGATGTCTTCTGGTTCTGCCTTCAACCATTCACTGGTTTCGGAATGGAATTTGGGATCTTGGAAAAAGCCGACTGCTAAAAAAAGAACAACGAGACCAATGAGTAAAAAGCTGGTACCAAAAGCAAAGAGGACGATTCGTTTCATAACTTTTTTTCTTGCTATGTCGTAGATTGATCAATCATAATCTTTTCCACAATGCATGCAAATGAAGAGTTAATTCAAAAGTTTTACACGGCCTTCCAAAACAAGGACGCACAAACCATGGTGGGTTGTTACCACTCCGATATCGAATTCAAAGATCCTGCCTTTGGTCAATTGAAAGGGAAAGAAGCTGGAGCTATGTGGCTTATGTTAGTCGAAAAAAGCCAAAATCTAACCATTCGATTTTCCAATATCAAAGCAGACGACTCGCAAGGTTCTGCCGATTGGGAAGCAGATTATAGTTTTAGTAAAACCGGTAGACTGGTTCAAAACAAAATCCATGCAAACTTTACGTTTAAAGATGGAAAAATTCTAACTCACAAAGATCAGTTTTCTATGTGGAAGTGGCTCGGGATGGCCATGGGCCCTGTGGGTTACCTACTTGGTTGGTGGCCAGCTCTTGGAAACAAGGTAAAAAAAGAAGCAGTGACTGGATTACAATTGTATATGAAGAGAAAACGTATGTAGTTTGTTAGTTGGTTAAATAGGGAATTCAAATTGGTTTCTAACGCAAATCCAATTGTTTTCCCTATTTGATGTCTATTTTGTATGCCTTAAGGATTTGGCATATTGGAGAGGCCACCAGCGTTTGTAACATCGGTATAACCGATTGATTCCAAAAAGGATTTCGCACTCCCACTGCGGCCACCGGATGCACAGTACACAATAATCGCTTTGTTTTTATCCCCAAATTCATCCAATCGTTTCGAAACTTGGTCTACCGGAATATTAACCGCGCCTGGAAAGTGACCTGATTGGAATTCAGCTACGGTCCTTACATCCACAACCAATGAACCGGCATCAATTTTTTCTTTCAATTGGGTTTGGTTTACGCCAAACACTGATTTTAATTTATAAACAAGAAAGATAACACAAATAACAACTAAAACGATAATAACAATGCGATTCAAAAATTACTCCCCTACTTTATTAGGATAGACGAAGGAAATAGATTCATTCACACCAAGTTCACGAAAAAAACAAGAATAATAACCTGTATGACATGCGGCCCCAATTTGACCTGTAATATACTGGATGAAAAAGGGATTAGAATGTACATAAATCGCAGATAAATTTTGAAGGTGGCCAGACTCTTCCCCTTTCACCCACTTTCCGTTTCTGGATCTGCTATAGTAAGTTCCAAGTCCAGATTCCACTGCTGAGATAAGACTTTCCTTTTTTCCCCATGCCAACATCAAATCTTTTCCCGAGATATCTTGGGCCAAAAAAGGAGAAAGAGGAGGAATGGTTTCTAAAAAAGAAAGCCATTCTTCTTCCGTTATTTTTAAACTTCCAGATTCCCATAACAGACGTTTGTTTACAACGTTTAGACTAGGATCGATTTCGAGTAATGCATCTTCATCACAATCAACAAACAACTGCTTATTGCCAAACTCAAATTGATTTACAAATTTCTGGGCAATCTTCGAGTTTACCACTTTTAAACTAACATCTTTTGAATTTAATGTTGGTTTGGAAATGATTGTGATCTCTTTTTCTTTGGGAAGTTGGATCATCAAATTGTCTCCACAGATAAAATATCAGTAGTTTTCGTTTTTCCGCGAAGGGAAAGAGTGCCCATAGATTTAATCTTTAAGTTTTGTTTCAATTCCAAAGAAATTTGATCGAACAATTCTTTTGAGATGAGAAAGTTTCTTCTTAATTCTTTTCCTAAAGACTCGAGGCGACTGGCTGCATTTACTGTATCACCAATGACTGTGTATTCCAACCGTTTCTCTACACCCACATTTCCCACGATGACTGGCCCATAATGAATTCCCAAACGAATGGAAATAGATTTTTCACCATTGGATTCTCGTTTTTGATTCCAAATTGATAAAGCTTGTAACATCGCTATCCCTGCTCTTACGGAATTGGTAGCATCATCTTTTGAGGGAAGTGGAGTTCCAAAAGTCACCATCATCCCATCACCAATGAATTTATCGAGTGTGCCATTGTGATCAAAAACAATTTCCAACATAAAACTATGGTATTCGGAAAGTAAGGACATGGTTTTTTCAGGGCCTAAGGATTCCGATATCTGTGTGAAATTTGCTATATCACAAAATAAAACGGCTACAGTAGATTCCTTTCCCCCAGGTTTGAAAAAATCATCTTCAGCCTGGCCCATCTGATTCACCACATTGGGTGAGAAGTATCTAGAAAGTTGGGACATTTTGATTTCATTTGTCACTGCGGAAAGAACAGTTCGTCTAACACGATAAGTGAGATATGCGAGAAAAAAACCAAGTACACCGATGATTCCCATAGACATGATGTAATTGTTTACATGTGCTGCTGGCCCAAGAAAGGCCTCTTTAAAACTTTCTGTGCTGACAAACCGAGGATCTTGTTGTGCATATACTAAAATCCCTGCCTGGCTTATCACAACTCCCAAAGCATATATCATAGGATAAATCGGTTGGATACTAAAGGCATTCATCACTAAGGTTGCTGCGATGATAAAATGTAAATAGGTTTTGATTAAGTAGGTTCGTGGAACTTGTGATTCACCGCCAACCGCATTGTACCAAATGAAGGGAAGGATGGTGATGATGAATAAATCGATGACCACACAAAAAAGTCCAATAAAAGAAACAAACTTTCCTCGTTTCAAAAATTTGGAC from Leptospira noumeaensis includes:
- a CDS encoding adenylate/guanylate cyclase domain-containing protein; its protein translation is MATKSEQILREKEIEGIKFSLYGKIIIFSLLTIGTFFVAQTLYELLTITSISLVLNLVLYILSKFLKRGKFVSFIGLFCVVIDLFIITILPFIWYNAVGGESQVPRTYLIKTYLHFIIAATLVMNAFSIQPIYPMIYALGVVISQAGILVYAQQDPRFVSTESFKEAFLGPAAHVNNYIMSMGIIGVLGFFLAYLTYRVRRTVLSAVTNEIKMSQLSRYFSPNVVNQMGQAEDDFFKPGGKESTVAVLFCDIANFTQISESLGPEKTMSLLSEYHSFMLEIVFDHNGTLDKFIGDGMMVTFGTPLPSKDDATNSVRAGIAMLQALSIWNQKRESNGEKSISIRLGIHYGPVIVGNVGVEKRLEYTVIGDTVNAASRLESLGKELRRNFLISKELFDQISLELKQNLKIKSMGTLSLRGKTKTTDILSVETI
- a CDS encoding protein-disulfide reductase DsbD family protein, with the translated sequence MVSEIQTFIESQLSSGTFSIYSFFFLILGGFLAGLLPCVYPLYPITAGILKSRVSKHKWSHPLVYYVGLASMYAVFGLVAGFSGGAFNSFLRYPETQVVLSILLFILGLSVAEFLYFPFFSGDLRNSVNVSYANTFFLGAGAGLLSSPCVGPVVVSILVQLITYQTEGISILPILFTSLKMFVFGLGLGIPFLLIGVFGFALPKSGKWMKFVQWILALMILYFSYTYLEKAFGLWGFDSGLSIKVFILWTLALGFLFLQKKDGLPYEKMKSALLQMGVYTSLIVLIIILLTAVWKQQGGSSGFEINLVPTEIHGNLEWQRSEVETYRIAKETGKPIFIDFYADWCTNCKEFQKLTLTHKEWNETFKNKAVLWKVYDTDPIFEEFANNPNYPELKIGLPFFLILDADGKMIYKSNDYLDTKGMIEAVRKL
- a CDS encoding nuclear transport factor 2 family protein, with protein sequence MHANEELIQKFYTAFQNKDAQTMVGCYHSDIEFKDPAFGQLKGKEAGAMWLMLVEKSQNLTIRFSNIKADDSQGSADWEADYSFSKTGRLVQNKIHANFTFKDGKILTHKDQFSMWKWLGMAMGPVGYLLGWWPALGNKVKKEAVTGLQLYMKRKRM
- the thyX gene encoding FAD-dependent thymidylate synthase; the protein is MQQSDFESISRVSVPELDSILGKPFPVLDDGFVRLVDYMGSDESIVQAARVSYGKGTKKVSEDRGLIRYLMRHRHSTPFEMCELKLHVRVPMDTWRQWIRHRMANVNEYSTRYSVAIDSAQTTLPGEWRVQSVGNKQGSDGFLDISKGNHLTKRETEFQKFANDLYNERLEMGVAREQARKDLPLATYTEAYWKIDLHNLLHFLALRMDDHAQLEVRLFAKTIGEQIVKKWVPNAWEAFVDYRLSALNLTKYDTLIINALNTSGKEGAKKKAIELGLLDEQGSTAKKSREREELEYKLKDMGFAIPW
- a CDS encoding FecR family protein codes for the protein MSLRIFLTLFSILLTSVSLSAEEFAVATFTRGKVSFLAATDSSKLWKTLKVNDVLKPGDRIKTGNGSKVDFFYKETEIRIQPNTDFTLKEWDSDKKIAKAYVEKGAAWFRVSNFKKGSFEASTPTTTAGVRGTAFGVFYEEKEKTGYTCVCEGLVNVNGTEFAKGSGGAMKVGATEISKNDYKELITEDGATLKFKEKRKDNPMLSRCLPCHKPVGWEDNSFTPDETYGKK
- a CDS encoding SRPBCC family protein, translating into MKRIVLFAFGTSFLLIGLVVLFLAVGFFQDPKFHSETSEWLKAEPEDIWVYITDVRDLPNRRKEVVAIKILESRPDGTITKWEETPDMGGYMIFELRESIPNKLWKIELTDASFKMRGTWTYTLEPKIPGTVITITEDSEITSIPVRGAYFLAGRDATLQKEMELIHNRFSGR
- a CDS encoding rhodanese-like domain-containing protein; this translates as MNRIVIIVLVVICVIFLVYKLKSVFGVNQTQLKEKIDAGSLVVDVRTVAEFQSGHFPGAVNIPVDQVSKRLDEFGDKNKAIIVYCASGGRSGSAKSFLESIGYTDVTNAGGLSNMPNP
- a CDS encoding phosphoribosyl-AMP cyclohydrolase; translated protein: MIQLPKEKEITIISKPTLNSKDVSLKVVNSKIAQKFVNQFEFGNKQLFVDCDEDALLEIDPSLNVVNKRLLWESGSLKITEEEWLSFLETIPPLSPFLAQDISGKDLMLAWGKKESLISAVESGLGTYYSRSRNGKWVKGEESGHLQNLSAIYVHSNPFFIQYITGQIGAACHTGYYSCFFRELGVNESISFVYPNKVGE
- a CDS encoding alpha/beta fold hydrolase, translating into MALEENSLEDRLIKISSRDSNKSLMVNPDKIYIFPVPKPTFQFLENIWQSFTNKMVSLVDFNDDPIFNFSIFEVIDQEEMKIVATATHFKLKEIAERRRIPGIEEYIKKSRPIHLADPRNESARFIRKSIIDFNKGLRPEVIFINLKEEEIHPEKKVLLSETMNHAIGIPLFVNENPIGILWGITKDPIPADKVRPLTLQLYSLFDVIEFVVAKEMESGNDHYIAQKNIEKADTVSNSRNLFYTTTKDQKEPVTSIIFKSHQYNIEYRMDASFIIPTTDGYAVSLKSFTPEKLNNTGKNLLLIPGFFCRRSVMDKLAKELALKYGYRVFLMDMRGRSRQTMPKHGKKEGWTVDNYIQDDFPEILRWIRWHYPSERTVVLGHSMGGMIPRFYVSSYEKIKELKEEFNLPQPEEYIAGIVSITSPNYISLKSNFIGLDTLKRGFSMLPHKMISDMILSMASFSMQATIQTIDLKKFFKLILNLHSSLRSFSYNIGTKVLTIKDFVGYKEITPPEWYFLMEDVFCEESVSVIMQFFQSQISNERSFWSNDGRINYTENFLNNFNMPIYSVVGTVDKIVPEESLTELKDLKSENKVITYYEQGHLGIIFHGETVRKICKGIDEWIQGLK